Proteins found in one Deinococcus radiopugnans ATCC 19172 genomic segment:
- a CDS encoding transglutaminase family protein → MRCEIRHTTEYHYPRPAWNSFNQVRLHPAVETRQSVRLFHLNVTPEAEITSHQDYFGAIVHHVHVHEHHRHLLIEAQAIVDTHAVTLPVATPFSELRPEHGRNAEFLVPSPRVPSGRWPELFGVARPGPGDDLPGFLLDLTSHLRRRFTYDPSATDVRTPLAEFAQTGHGVCQDFTHAMLGITRQLGIPARYVSGYLYSGGEMRGAEATHAWVECLIPGYGWLGYDPTNDCLALEKHIKIGHGREYSDVSPVRGTYFGGGQGQLDVAVHVYGDQ, encoded by the coding sequence ATGCGCTGCGAAATCCGGCACACCACCGAGTACCACTACCCCAGGCCGGCCTGGAACTCCTTTAACCAGGTCCGGCTGCATCCCGCCGTCGAGACGCGCCAGAGCGTGCGGCTGTTTCACCTGAACGTGACCCCCGAGGCCGAGATCACCTCGCACCAGGATTACTTCGGGGCCATCGTCCACCACGTCCACGTCCACGAACACCACCGCCACCTGCTGATCGAGGCCCAGGCCATCGTGGACACCCACGCGGTTACGCTGCCGGTGGCGACGCCATTCAGCGAGCTGCGCCCGGAGCATGGGCGCAACGCCGAATTTCTGGTGCCCAGCCCACGGGTGCCCAGCGGGCGGTGGCCTGAACTGTTCGGCGTGGCCCGTCCCGGTCCCGGCGACGACCTGCCCGGTTTTCTGCTGGACCTGACCAGCCACCTGCGCCGCCGCTTCACCTATGATCCCAGCGCCACCGACGTGCGGACCCCGCTGGCCGAATTCGCCCAGACCGGACATGGCGTGTGCCAGGACTTCACGCACGCCATGCTGGGCATCACCCGGCAACTGGGGATTCCGGCCCGCTACGTCAGCGGCTATCTGTACAGCGGCGGCGAGATGCGCGGCGCGGAGGCCACCCACGCCTGGGTGGAATGCCTGATTCCCGGCTACGGCTGGCTGGGCTATGACCCCACCAACGACTGTCTGGCCCTGGAAAAGCACATCAAGATCGGCCACGGGCGCGAGTACAGCGACGTGTCCCCGGTGCGCGGCACGTACTTCGGCGGCGGCCAGGGCCAGTTGGACGTGGCCGTGCACGTCTACGGCGATCAGTAG
- a CDS encoding alpha-E domain-containing protein encodes MLLLSRLAENLYWIGRYMERAENTARLLNVNYYAGLEVSGRAREYWTPLLELTGGEAQLRAKYGRLDARSVSSWMAFDRDNPSSIASSLARARENARGLRDRIPSEMWEALNRSYLTLCFENGDVLDRDGLFEYCAAARDASQFFFGIAFATLPRDEGWSFMRAGQTLERGDNTLRVLQSRFKDADALAARQDPAGRALQDQRWVSALKGASANEAYRKRVHSGITPMGVTEFLLLDDYFPRSVRYSAVNLNDALEQIDRFHPGVHPEILRLSRWLVARLQYAHVGDIIEKEDPGIETLLEDFNRVGAAINRAYFEEE; translated from the coding sequence ATGCTGCTGTTGTCCCGTCTGGCCGAGAACCTGTACTGGATCGGCCGTTACATGGAGCGCGCGGAAAACACCGCCCGTCTGCTGAACGTCAACTACTACGCGGGTCTGGAGGTCTCGGGCCGTGCCCGCGAGTACTGGACGCCGCTGCTGGAACTGACCGGCGGCGAGGCGCAGCTGCGGGCCAAGTATGGCCGCCTCGACGCCCGCAGCGTCAGCTCGTGGATGGCCTTTGACCGCGACAACCCGTCGAGCATCGCCAGCAGTCTGGCCCGTGCCCGCGAGAACGCCCGCGGCCTGCGCGACCGCATCCCCAGCGAGATGTGGGAGGCCCTGAACCGCTCGTACCTGACGCTGTGTTTCGAGAACGGCGACGTGCTGGACCGCGACGGCCTGTTCGAGTACTGCGCCGCCGCAAGGGACGCTTCTCAATTTTTCTTTGGCATCGCGTTCGCCACCCTGCCGCGCGACGAGGGCTGGTCCTTCATGCGGGCCGGGCAGACGCTGGAGCGCGGCGACAACACCCTGCGCGTGCTGCAAAGCCGGTTCAAGGATGCCGACGCCCTGGCCGCCCGCCAGGATCCGGCAGGCCGCGCCCTGCAGGACCAGCGCTGGGTCAGTGCCCTGAAGGGGGCCAGCGCCAACGAGGCGTACCGCAAGCGGGTTCACAGCGGCATCACGCCCATGGGGGTCACCGAGTTCCTGCTGCTGGACGACTACTTTCCGCGCAGCGTGCGCTACAGCGCCGTCAACCTGAACGACGCGCTGGAGCAGATCGACCGCTTCCATCCCGGCGTGCATCCGGAAATCCTGCGCCTGTCGCGCTGGCTGGTGGCCCGGCTGCAGTACGCCCATGTCGGCGACATCATCGAGAAGGAAGATCCCGGCATCGAGACGCTGCTGGAGGACTTCAACCGGGTGGGCGCGGCCATCAACCGAGCGTATTTCGAGGAGGAGTGA
- a CDS encoding flavin monoamine oxidase family protein produces the protein MSEINRRSFLEMVGMVGGGTALYQVMTSMGLAQASPQKMPDLQGGGQGKSVLILGAGLAGMASAYELRKAGYDVKVLEYNARAGGRCWTLRGGDEYTELGGFKQKVGFDRGLYLNPGPWRVPYHHYAYMNYAREFGIKLEVFPQVNFNAYIHRKGGNGQAGTKVRLREPMVDMQGHVSELLSKAVAAGNDLDTGVTGEDREKLMDSLRGWGFLDKNGRYSKGLATSAARGYDEDPGARLQPGKPSTPLTLKQILDDRLWTDLATGMLYEFQSTIFEPQGGMDAMARAFESRLKPLITYRARVTELSQNDSGVTAVYEDLAGGGTQTVQADYCICTIPLSILSQLKLKVGAELEAAIRKVPYAPSFKAGIQYKRRFWEQDDEIFGGITYTDQEIQTLSYPANNYLSQGKGVVLSAYMFGPDAVRFTGMNPADRMKEVLRQNTQIHPQAQKEFDNGVSVGWHRVPWTLGCYGLYTDETRKNAYPVLCARHGRLMLAGEHTSYWNGWQEGALLAATTAVEEMHAFAMKS, from the coding sequence ATGAGCGAGATCAACCGCAGGAGTTTTCTGGAAATGGTGGGCATGGTGGGCGGCGGCACGGCCCTGTATCAGGTGATGACCAGCATGGGACTGGCGCAGGCCTCGCCGCAGAAGATGCCCGACCTGCAGGGCGGGGGCCAGGGCAAGAGCGTCCTGATTCTGGGCGCGGGGCTGGCGGGCATGGCCAGTGCCTACGAGCTGAGAAAAGCCGGCTACGACGTCAAGGTTCTGGAGTACAACGCCAGGGCGGGAGGCCGCTGCTGGACGCTGCGCGGCGGCGACGAGTACACCGAACTCGGCGGCTTCAAGCAGAAGGTTGGCTTTGACCGGGGCCTGTACCTCAACCCCGGCCCGTGGCGCGTTCCCTACCACCACTACGCGTACATGAACTACGCCCGCGAGTTCGGCATCAAGCTGGAGGTCTTTCCGCAGGTCAACTTCAACGCCTATATCCACCGCAAGGGCGGCAATGGTCAGGCGGGCACCAAGGTGCGCCTGCGCGAGCCGATGGTGGACATGCAGGGCCACGTGTCCGAGCTGCTGTCGAAGGCGGTGGCGGCGGGCAATGATCTGGACACGGGCGTGACCGGCGAGGACCGCGAAAAGCTGATGGACTCGCTGCGCGGCTGGGGCTTTCTGGACAAGAACGGCCGCTACAGCAAGGGTCTGGCGACCAGCGCGGCGCGCGGCTACGACGAGGACCCCGGCGCGCGGCTGCAGCCCGGCAAGCCGTCCACGCCGCTGACCCTCAAGCAGATTCTGGATGACCGGCTGTGGACCGATCTGGCGACGGGGATGCTGTACGAGTTCCAGAGCACCATCTTCGAGCCGCAGGGCGGCATGGACGCGATGGCCCGCGCCTTCGAGTCGCGCCTGAAGCCCCTGATCACCTACCGCGCCCGCGTGACCGAACTCAGTCAGAACGATTCTGGCGTCACCGCCGTGTACGAGGATCTGGCGGGCGGCGGCACCCAGACCGTGCAGGCCGACTACTGCATCTGCACCATTCCGCTGTCGATTCTCAGTCAGCTCAAGTTGAAGGTGGGCGCGGAACTGGAGGCGGCCATCCGCAAGGTGCCGTACGCGCCGTCGTTCAAGGCAGGCATCCAGTACAAGCGGCGGTTCTGGGAGCAGGACGACGAGATTTTCGGCGGCATCACCTACACCGATCAGGAGATCCAGACCCTCTCCTACCCGGCCAATAACTACCTGTCCCAGGGCAAGGGTGTGGTGCTCAGCGCCTACATGTTCGGCCCCGACGCTGTGCGCTTCACGGGCATGAATCCAGCCGACCGCATGAAAGAGGTGCTGCGCCAGAACACCCAGATCCACCCGCAGGCGCAAAAGGAGTTCGACAACGGCGTCAGCGTGGGCTGGCACCGCGTGCCGTGGACGCTGGGCTGTTACGGCCTGTACACCGACGAGACCCGCAAGAACGCGTACCCGGTGCTGTGCGCCCGGCATGGCCGCCTGATGCTGGCGGGCGAGCACACCTCGTACTGGAACGGCTGGCAGGAGGGCGCGCTGCTGGCCGCCACCACCGCCGTCGAGGAAATGCACGCCTTCGCGATGAAGAGCTGA
- a CDS encoding YIP1 family protein — MFAQSTAVITQPSVATFERYEKRGGIQSAFIYVMVAAVVSALIAALFSFFHSDVTFFGQLFSRLITIPVQFLIFTGAVYLIGGSLFKGTGTYAEVAYTFALFFVPLSILGTIIGIIPILGWLVSVLISLVMIYFGYLAVQSSMNLREQVPAIATLVLAGIANFAVGAVLGGLFLVGHIVSS, encoded by the coding sequence ATGTTCGCGCAGAGTACCGCCGTGATCACCCAGCCGAGCGTGGCGACGTTCGAGCGCTACGAGAAACGCGGCGGCATCCAGAGCGCTTTCATCTACGTGATGGTGGCGGCCGTGGTCTCGGCCCTGATCGCCGCCCTGTTCTCGTTCTTCCACTCGGACGTGACCTTCTTCGGGCAGCTGTTCTCGCGCCTGATCACCATTCCGGTGCAGTTCCTGATCTTCACGGGGGCCGTGTACCTGATCGGCGGCAGCCTGTTCAAGGGCACCGGCACCTACGCGGAAGTCGCCTACACCTTCGCGCTGTTCTTCGTGCCGCTGAGCATTCTGGGCACCATCATCGGGATCATCCCGATTCTGGGCTGGCTGGTGTCGGTGCTGATCAGTCTGGTGATGATCTACTTCGGCTACCTGGCCGTGCAGAGCAGTATGAACCTGCGTGAACAGGTGCCCGCGATTGCCACGCTGGTGCTGGCCGGGATCGCCAACTTCGCCGTCGGCGCCGTGCTGGGTGGGCTGTTCCTGGTGGGCCATATCGTGAGCAGCTAA
- a CDS encoding circularly permuted type 2 ATP-grasp protein, with protein MKYEPGNSFFDEMYTADGTVRPHYQGLEQYIDLLGVPEFQRRHGMLDLAFRNQGITFTVYGDSKGTERTFPFDPVPRVIPASEWAHVEAGLTQRVRALNHFLNDIYGEAQILNDGVIPSELVYTSAHFRREVHGVTPPGKLYTHIVGTDLIRDEKGEYLVLEDNLRSPSGVSYLLSNRDAMRRIYPRMFEGQGVRSVQHYATSLLSLLQSVSPRDNGTVVVLTPGMYNSAYFEHAYLAQQMGVELVEGRDLFVDAGRVWMRTTGGRQQVDVIYRRIDDDFIDPLAFRRDSALGVSGLIEVYRQGRVAIANAVGTGVADDKAVYAYVPNMIKYYLNEDPLLNNVPTFLGTDPDHLEHIVANAASMVIKAVGEAGGYGMLIGPSASEEEVAEFVAKVKANPRDFIGQPVVGLSRHPTFYPDSGEFEGAHIDLRPYILCGKDEVTIVPGGLTRVALRRGSLVVNSSQGGGSKDTWVLDHDGPVAPQGLNQIMHGDGQGQSQSQFQSGPGVVPVDLPVPDDVVLEVMPEPDVVSPDQGTGDGPSSAFAQSGELQQGEGGDGAHPGLSQEHPGSGSQAQRQSQSQGQISYQQELEKNELEGEN; from the coding sequence GTGAAATATGAGCCAGGCAACAGCTTTTTTGACGAGATGTACACCGCAGACGGCACGGTCAGGCCGCACTACCAGGGTCTGGAGCAGTACATCGACCTGCTGGGCGTCCCCGAATTCCAGCGGCGGCACGGCATGCTGGACCTGGCCTTCCGCAATCAGGGCATCACCTTCACCGTCTACGGCGATTCCAAAGGCACCGAGCGCACCTTTCCCTTCGATCCGGTGCCCCGGGTCATTCCGGCCTCCGAGTGGGCGCACGTTGAGGCGGGCCTGACCCAGCGCGTCCGGGCACTCAACCATTTCCTGAACGACATCTACGGCGAGGCGCAGATTCTCAATGACGGCGTCATTCCCAGCGAACTGGTCTATACCTCGGCGCACTTCCGGCGCGAGGTTCACGGGGTCACCCCGCCGGGCAAGCTGTACACCCACATCGTCGGCACGGACCTGATCCGTGACGAGAAGGGCGAATATCTGGTGCTGGAGGACAACCTGCGTTCGCCCAGCGGCGTGTCGTACCTGCTGTCCAACCGCGACGCCATGCGCCGCATCTACCCCCGGATGTTCGAGGGCCAGGGGGTGCGCTCGGTTCAGCACTACGCCACCTCGCTGCTCTCGCTGCTGCAGTCGGTCAGCCCACGCGACAACGGCACGGTGGTGGTCCTGACCCCCGGCATGTACAACAGCGCGTATTTCGAGCACGCCTACCTCGCGCAGCAGATGGGCGTGGAACTCGTCGAGGGCCGGGACCTGTTCGTGGACGCGGGCCGGGTCTGGATGCGGACCACCGGGGGCCGCCAGCAGGTGGACGTGATCTACCGCCGCATCGACGACGACTTTATCGATCCGCTGGCCTTCCGCCGCGACAGCGCGCTGGGGGTATCGGGGCTGATCGAGGTCTACCGCCAGGGCCGCGTCGCCATCGCCAACGCGGTGGGCACCGGGGTGGCCGACGACAAGGCCGTCTACGCCTACGTGCCGAACATGATCAAGTACTACCTGAACGAGGACCCGCTGCTGAATAACGTGCCCACCTTCCTGGGCACCGATCCGGACCACCTGGAGCACATCGTCGCCAACGCCGCCAGCATGGTGATCAAGGCGGTGGGGGAGGCCGGCGGCTACGGCATGCTGATCGGCCCCTCGGCCAGCGAGGAGGAGGTGGCGGAATTCGTCGCCAAGGTCAAGGCCAACCCGCGCGATTTCATCGGGCAGCCGGTGGTGGGCCTGTCGCGCCACCCGACGTTCTATCCCGACAGCGGCGAGTTCGAGGGCGCGCACATCGACCTGCGCCCGTACATCCTGTGCGGCAAGGACGAGGTGACCATCGTGCCCGGCGGCCTGACCCGCGTGGCGCTGCGGCGCGGCAGTCTGGTGGTCAATTCCTCGCAGGGGGGCGGCAGCAAGGACACCTGGGTGCTGGACCACGACGGCCCGGTGGCCCCGCAGGGCCTGAACCAGATCATGCACGGCGACGGCCAGGGCCAGTCGCAGAGCCAGTTCCAGTCAGGCCCCGGGGTGGTGCCTGTCGATCTGCCGGTGCCCGACGACGTGGTTCTGGAGGTCATGCCGGAACCCGATGTCGTGTCGCCTGACCAGGGCACCGGGGATGGGCCGTCCAGTGCATTTGCCCAGAGCGGGGAGCTGCAGCAGGGTGAGGGGGGGGACGGCGCCCACCCCGGCCTGTCGCAGGAGCACCCGGGCAGCGGCTCTCAGGCGCAGCGGCAATCTCAATCGCAGGGCCAGATCTCCTACCAGCAGGAACTGGAGAAAAATGAGCTGGAGGGAGAGAACTGA
- a CDS encoding SDR family NAD(P)-dependent oxidoreductase: MNLHGTRSTALVTGASGGIGEAMARQLAARGANLILVARSAARLQTLVEELAQQHGIRAEVIATDLSGPGAGESLQNEVEARGLQVDLLVNNAGFGGFSEFARQDAQEISEMIAVNVTALTDLTRRFLPAMLQRGRGRVLNVASTAGFVPGPLMAVYYATKAYVLSFSEAVNEELRGTGLSVTALCPGPVETGFQDAATLNESRLMSGVTRLAVLDVDTVARTGVEAMLRGQGVAVAGLANKVQVSSFRLLPRSVAARIIAGVQARRGP; this comes from the coding sequence ATGAACCTTCATGGCACACGCTCCACCGCCCTCGTCACCGGGGCCAGTGGCGGCATCGGCGAGGCGATGGCCCGTCAACTCGCGGCGCGCGGCGCCAATCTGATTCTGGTGGCCCGCAGCGCGGCCCGGCTGCAGACGCTGGTCGAAGAACTGGCCCAGCAACACGGCATTCGCGCTGAAGTGATCGCCACCGACCTGTCCGGCCCCGGCGCCGGCGAAAGTCTTCAGAACGAGGTCGAGGCGCGTGGCCTGCAGGTGGACCTGCTGGTCAACAATGCCGGCTTCGGGGGCTTCAGCGAATTCGCGCGGCAGGACGCCCAGGAGATCAGCGAGATGATCGCAGTGAATGTCACGGCGTTGACGGATCTCACGCGCCGCTTTCTGCCCGCCATGCTGCAGCGCGGACGGGGCCGGGTGCTGAATGTCGCCAGCACCGCAGGCTTCGTTCCCGGCCCGCTGATGGCGGTGTACTACGCCACCAAGGCCTACGTGCTGTCTTTCAGTGAAGCGGTCAACGAGGAACTGCGCGGCACCGGCCTGAGTGTCACGGCGCTGTGCCCCGGCCCGGTCGAGACCGGTTTTCAGGACGCGGCCACGCTGAACGAGAGCCGCCTGATGTCGGGCGTCACCCGGCTGGCGGTGCTGGACGTGGATACGGTGGCCCGCACCGGGGTAGAGGCCATGCTGCGCGGCCAGGGGGTGGCGGTGGCCGGACTGGCCAACAAGGTTCAGGTCTCGTCTTTCCGCCTGCTGCCCCGCTCTGTGGCCGCGCGGATCATCGCGGGCGTGCAGGCCCGGCGCGGGCCGTAG
- a CDS encoding c-type cytochrome, whose product MGDYSSAPSKGFVWGAVIATLIVVAVLAFIFKVVTPAGPAASAPEQTRATPAASAPASPTAPATDTAADAPVGTDTASADTEAAATTASAPDQAQAGSDTPTTAPDQDRADEGGTAQAAASEETQMAQVAFTGDTGAALYVQACQSCHMPEGRGAKGAGQYPALANNERATSTPYVTSLILNGNGGMPSFGHYLNDEQIAQIVNYVRGDLNGQDSDVKPQEIKQLRPENPDYLIFGESAG is encoded by the coding sequence ATGGGAGATTACAGTTCGGCACCGTCCAAGGGCTTCGTCTGGGGTGCGGTCATCGCGACGTTGATCGTGGTGGCGGTGCTTGCTTTCATCTTTAAGGTGGTGACGCCGGCCGGGCCAGCCGCCAGCGCGCCTGAGCAGACAAGGGCCACGCCGGCAGCGTCCGCTCCGGCCAGCCCCACGGCTCCGGCCACCGACACGGCGGCGGACGCGCCTGTGGGAACGGACACGGCTTCAGCGGACACAGAGGCGGCGGCCACCACCGCCTCTGCCCCGGATCAGGCTCAGGCGGGCAGCGACACGCCGACCACCGCGCCGGATCAGGACCGCGCCGATGAGGGCGGCACCGCCCAGGCCGCTGCTTCCGAGGAAACGCAGATGGCGCAGGTGGCCTTTACCGGCGACACTGGCGCGGCGCTGTACGTGCAGGCCTGCCAGAGCTGCCACATGCCGGAGGGCCGCGGGGCCAAGGGCGCGGGCCAGTACCCGGCGCTGGCGAACAACGAGCGCGCCACCAGCACGCCCTACGTGACTTCCCTGATTCTGAACGGCAACGGCGGCATGCCCAGCTTCGGGCACTACCTGAACGACGAGCAGATCGCCCAGATCGTCAACTACGTGCGCGGCGACCTGAACGGTCAGGACAGCGACGTGAAGCCGCAGGAGATCAAACAGCTGCGCCCCGAAAATCCCGATTACCTGATCTTCGGCGAGAGCGCAGGCTAA
- the era gene encoding GTPase Era: MTDSFFPPDPVEDDSSAHAASHDATSPSFGDHAAGTQDTRSGFVAIVGKPNVGKSTLLNSFLNTKVAPTSPRPQTTRRGVRGIYTTDTQQIVFVDTPGLHKAKDALGKYMNQEVHSALSDVDAILWVVDLRHPPGDEDKLVARQVRDLPKPLFLVGNKLDVSKYPEEAMKLYRALLDGRTAQTGETMLSAQNQPEAVSTLREQVLDVLPENPFFYPRGAASDQTREMWAAEIIREEAMKKLRDELPYAVATRVNRWTEREDGLQRIEGEIVVEKNAHKGMVIGAGGKQLREIGQAARKQLEIFLNRKVFLGLEVIVINGWREDPEALRELGYE; the protein is encoded by the coding sequence ATGACTGATTCCTTCTTTCCACCCGATCCGGTCGAGGACGACTCCAGCGCCCACGCTGCCTCGCACGATGCCACCTCCCCCAGCTTTGGCGACCACGCCGCCGGGACCCAGGACACCCGCTCCGGCTTCGTGGCGATTGTCGGCAAGCCCAACGTGGGCAAGAGCACGCTGCTCAACTCGTTCCTGAACACCAAGGTGGCGCCCACCAGCCCGCGCCCGCAGACCACCCGGCGCGGCGTGCGCGGCATCTACACCACCGATACGCAGCAGATCGTTTTCGTGGACACGCCGGGGCTGCACAAGGCCAAGGACGCCCTGGGCAAGTACATGAACCAGGAGGTTCACAGCGCCCTGAGCGACGTGGACGCCATCCTGTGGGTGGTGGACCTACGCCACCCGCCCGGCGACGAGGACAAACTGGTGGCCCGTCAGGTGCGTGACCTGCCCAAGCCGCTGTTCTTGGTGGGCAACAAGCTGGACGTGTCCAAGTACCCTGAAGAGGCCATGAAGCTGTACCGCGCCCTGCTGGACGGGCGCACCGCCCAGACCGGCGAAACCATGCTCAGCGCGCAGAACCAGCCCGAGGCGGTCTCTACCCTGCGCGAGCAGGTGCTGGACGTGCTGCCCGAAAACCCCTTTTTCTACCCGCGCGGCGCCGCCAGCGACCAGACCCGCGAGATGTGGGCCGCCGAAATCATCCGCGAGGAGGCCATGAAGAAGCTGCGCGACGAGCTGCCCTACGCGGTGGCCACCCGCGTTAACCGCTGGACCGAGCGTGAGGACGGCCTGCAGCGCATCGAGGGCGAGATCGTCGTGGAGAAGAACGCCCACAAGGGCATGGTGATCGGCGCGGGCGGCAAGCAGCTGCGCGAGATCGGACAGGCGGCGCGCAAGCAGCTGGAAATCTTCCTGAACCGCAAGGTCTTTCTGGGCCTGGAAGTCATCGTGATCAACGGCTGGCGCGAGGATCCGGAAGCGCTGCGGGAACTGGGCTACGAGTAG
- the recA gene encoding recombinase RecA produces the protein MSKENPKEITAAPSDSKERAKAIETAMSQIEKAFGKGSIMKLGAESKLDVQVVSTGSLSLDLALGVGGIPRGRVTEIYGPESGGKTTLALSIVAQAQKAGGTCAFIDAEHALDPVYARALGCNTDELLVSQPDNGEQALEIMELLVRSGAIDVVVVDSVAALTPRAEIEGEMGDSLPGLQARLMSQALRKLTAILSKTGTAAIFINQVREKIGVMYGNPETTTGGRALKFYSSVRLDVRKIGQPIKVGNDAVANTVKVKTVKNKVAAPFKEVELALVYGKGFDQVADLVGLAADMDIIKKAGSFYSYGDERIGQGKEKAIAYIAERPAVEQEIRDRVMASIRSGGASEKAAPPAEEKIVALAE, from the coding sequence ATGAGCAAAGAGAATCCAAAAGAAATCACCGCCGCCCCCAGCGACAGCAAGGAGCGCGCCAAGGCCATCGAGACGGCCATGAGCCAGATCGAGAAGGCCTTCGGCAAGGGCAGCATCATGAAGCTGGGCGCCGAGAGCAAGCTGGACGTGCAGGTGGTGTCCACCGGCAGCCTGAGCCTGGATCTGGCGCTGGGCGTGGGCGGCATTCCGCGTGGGCGCGTGACCGAGATCTACGGCCCCGAATCCGGCGGCAAGACCACCCTGGCCCTGAGCATCGTGGCCCAGGCCCAGAAGGCCGGCGGCACCTGTGCCTTTATTGACGCCGAGCACGCCCTCGATCCGGTCTACGCCCGCGCGCTGGGCTGCAACACCGACGAACTGCTGGTGTCTCAGCCCGACAACGGCGAGCAGGCGCTGGAAATCATGGAACTGCTGGTGCGCTCGGGCGCCATCGACGTGGTGGTGGTGGACAGCGTGGCCGCCCTGACGCCGCGCGCCGAGATCGAGGGCGAGATGGGCGACAGCCTGCCCGGCCTGCAGGCCCGACTGATGAGCCAGGCGCTGCGCAAGCTGACCGCGATCCTGTCCAAGACCGGCACCGCCGCCATCTTCATCAACCAGGTGCGCGAGAAGATCGGCGTGATGTACGGCAACCCCGAAACCACCACCGGGGGCCGCGCGCTGAAGTTCTATTCCAGCGTCAGGTTGGACGTCCGCAAGATCGGCCAGCCCATCAAGGTGGGCAACGACGCCGTGGCGAACACCGTCAAGGTCAAGACCGTCAAGAACAAGGTGGCCGCGCCGTTCAAGGAAGTGGAACTGGCGCTGGTCTACGGCAAGGGCTTTGATCAGGTGGCCGATCTGGTGGGCCTGGCCGCCGATATGGACATCATCAAGAAAGCGGGCAGCTTCTACAGCTACGGCGACGAACGCATCGGCCAGGGCAAGGAGAAAGCCATCGCCTACATCGCCGAGCGTCCCGCCGTGGAGCAGGAGATCCGTGACCGCGTGATGGCCAGCATCCGCAGCGGCGGCGCCTCCGAGAAGGCCGCGCCACCCGCCGAAGAGAAGATTGTCGCGCTGGCAGAGTAA